From Betta splendens chromosome 3, fBetSpl5.4, whole genome shotgun sequence, the proteins below share one genomic window:
- the dmxl2 gene encoding dmX-like protein 2 isoform X3, with the protein MHLHQVLTGAVNPGDCCYSVGSVNDIPFTAYGSGCDVVILASDFECVQIIPGAQNGNIQVGCVECSHHLGRIAASYGNTVCIFEPLSTNPNKRHKHLNYQWQKTGQFFLDAITYNLAWDPQGNRILAATEQLQLWAPPLTDALIEEEDGQITEDKPHPVLNDWNCVWQCKTAASLHIAKWSPDGEYFATVGKDDCLLKVWYPTTGWRSAVVVQDPSDKKPVPVHFSFVYLAHPRSVTGMSWRKTSKFMPKGSVCNVLLTSCEDGVCRLWSETLLPEDSLLGGQISENTHSYSSSLPGLVGNKDKIQHALESIHHLKHLRRGRRRSSALVAHSELLPSQLGTQDMHSHRHITHHANALCHFHISASINPNTDIPSVLADSAVFIADDSTGGGGFVVHWLNNKDLSFTSSMDLFMLQLRRISEQQLDQPLEEPPDPEGSPMKFDFDLDDMSDKASSEPGEEGEPGEQGSTKASSPGSSSSMPLPSMLLERKMEILITEWNKSPDMLFTIHPADGSFLVWHVKYLDEFNQGIFRQVQVSFSSRIPVAFPTGDANSLSKNILMYACTLSEGESPGAGDQGKTVQRVSYSASASAGLCSPALTYSPNPCPGISPAVMMVSKHVDGSLNQWAVTFAERSAFSNVLTVSHKFRYCGHRFHLNDQACHTVLPLLLTSSHHNALLTPPSAPTSLEGEEPPTFPLPKGLPSKKQLRNAATRTFHDPNAIYSELILWRVDHIGPLSCTGGVSELARINSLHTSAFSNVAWLPSLVPSSVLGTYCNSASACFVASDGKNLRLYQAVVDARKLLDELSDPETSKLVGEVFNIVSQQSTARPGCIIELDVITNQCGPNTQLLHVFQEDFILGYKPQKEAEANPFPSGEDFQPAPFSEKFFLVVIEKDLNRNSVLQMWHLHLKSVQACVDELSPEYNVQNQLMVPSQMVADSSPETSPIRPLPRSGSTANLQSASKLILSSKLVYSKRLDLPHGVEVTRATPSAGHLSSSSIYPVCLAPYMIVTTCSDSCVRFWRCAVEAVEGYSEDCKDNRAYCWEPWSLMNEEEDNNSTVCVPGRPVAVSCSYIGRLAVAFKQPRHGQLQGSREDFSMHVSIYECESTGGSEWVLEQTVHLDDFTRPTSTLDPRVSVDSNLFVYSRSDLYMSRDHSSPNIKHYVHLDWLSKEDGSHILTVGVGSNILMYGRISGIVNEQISSKEGVAVITLPLGGSIKQGIRSRWILLRTVDLLSSVDGTPSLPVSLSWVRDGILVVGMDCEMHVYAQWYQDKKPGEGEDGNLSTADIAGGPPMGPPSVFEGRARSKSVFEGSAAVDEALRAPAGLQEGGLFEAAHSLSPTLPQYHPTQLLELMDLGRVRRAKAILAHLVKCIAGEVAVVRDVEAGEGGARRHLSRTISVTGSTAKDTIVTGRDGGRDYTEINSIPPLPLYALMLADLDTSYKGPEEAAKGNKMTDSEGTQKSAEDQYADLFQVPTVTTDDFVNFATDKPEKKSRVINLSQYGPTYFGPEHAQVLSSHLMHSSLPGLTRLEQMFLVALADTVATTSAEVTSTTDQQYTGGEALDECGLRYLLAMRLHTCLLTSLPPLYRMQLLHQGLSTCHFAWAFHSEAEEELLNMIPAMQRGDPQWSELRAVGVGWWIRNINTLRKMVEKLGKAAFQRHNDPLDAALFYLAMKKKAVLWGLFRSQHDEKMTQFFKNNFSEDRWRKAALKNAFSLLGKQRFEQSSAFFLLAGSLKDAIEVLMEKMEDIQLAMIVARLYEADFENSSTCQGLLYEKVLGCNRDGSGYHCSRLHPDPFLRSISYWIMKDYTQALDTLLEQIPKEDDENPDVMVKSCNPVVFSFYNYLRTHPLIIRRYFANPEGTAVTVGLTAEMSSADEINLIERKLFFTTANAHFKVGCPVLALEVLSKIPKVAKKFGSSPLSKASSKATLNSSQPLENGTQGGVDWGPPATPAHAWGGNYSLSGLDWSQPMVKVEEDELKLDWGDDKAGDDDDDEDNDDNGLTMKKPESKEKRVSDGGMSKLQRDDSQGESEVDVIAEQLKFRACLKILMTELRTLATGFEVDGGKLRFQLYSWLEKEIAAIHKICNYKVEGKEEDSDEHCKERTGSVDVSDEALERMETGAYERHQLERRRLQAKQQHSERRKAWLRKNQALLRVFLSYCSLHGAKGGGLTSVRMELLFLLQESQQETTVKQLQSPLPLPTTLPLLSACIATTKTVIANPVLHLSNHIHDILHTMNSMKDPPHPDIIDDKVIALHTLAASLSACIYQALCDSHSYSSQTEANQFTGMVYQGLLLSERKRLRTESIEEHITPNSAPAQWPGVSSLISLLTSAREEDQPRLNVLLCEAVIAVYLALLIHGLGTHGSNELFRLAAHPLNNRMWAAVFGGGAKVIVKPKRPEAPPVAPPQPPAEDVDRYRRRFNMRMLVPGRPVKETPAAPPPVPTERPTYREKFIPPELSMWDYFVAKPFLPLSDSNALYDSDESGAEDDEDDDDAFLSDTQMTEHSDPNSYSWALIRLVMVKLAHQNVKNFLPLAGLDFTDLPVTSPLSNAVLKTLENWEQVLLERMNRFDGPPPNYINTYPTDLSAGGGPAILRHKAMLEPDNTPFKTKNHQSFPARRLWHFLVKQEILQETLIRYIFTKKRKQSESVENHMDHISPNCIAGGSSSYKVEADLGYPGGKAKIIHKESDIIMAFAINKANSNEIVLASTHDVQEVDVSTLVAVQPYTWIGDDFDKESCSSDDIDPRSSHTNIAQASSAPFAPTQMPVSASMPWLGSGQTSMGASVIMKRNLNNVKRMTSHPIYQYYMTGAQDGSVRMFEWNRPQQLICFRQAGNARVTRLYFNSQGNKCGVADGEGFLSLWQVNQTSSNPKPYLSWQCHTKTCGDFAFITSSSLIATAGQSNDNRNVCLWDTLISPSNTMVHAFPCHENGATVLQYAPKQQLLITGGRKGFVCVFDIRQRQLLHTFQAHDSAIKALALDAYEDFFVTGSAEGNMKVWKLAGHGLMHSFSTEHAKQSIFRNIGAGVMQVETHPNNRIFTCGADGTLKMRVLPDRYNIPSSLVDIL; encoded by the exons ATGCATCTACATCAGGTGCTGACGGGAGCTGTAAACCCAGGAGATTGCTGCTATTCGGTGGGAAGCGTGAATGACATTCCTTTCACG GCCTATGGCTCTGGGTGTGATGTAGTGATCTTAGCTAGTGACTTTGAGTGTGTGCAGATTATCCCTGGAGCTCAGAATGGAAACATACAGGTGGGTTGCGTGGAGTGCTCCCACCATCTTGGCAGG ATCGCTGCATCCTATGGAAACACAGTCTGCATCTTTGAACCTCTTTCTACAAATCCAAACAAACGCCACAAG CATCTTAACTATCAGTGGCAAAAGACAGGACAGTTTTTCCTTGATGCCATCACCTACAACCTGGCCTGGGACCCTCAAG GGAACCGTATCCTAGCAGCAACTGAGCAGCTACAGCTGTGGGCTCCTCCACTGACAGATGCCCTaatagaggaggaggatgggcaGATCACAGAGGACAAGCCCCACCCTGTCCTCAATGACTGGAACTGTGTCTGGCAGTGCAA AACTGCCGCATCTCTTCACATTGCCAAGTGGTCACCTGATGGGGAATACTTTGCAACAGTTGGAAAG GATGACTGTTTACTTAAGGTTTGGTACCCTACCACGGGCTGGCGTTCTGCAGTGGTGGTGCAGGACCCCTCTGATAAAAAGCCTGTTCCCGTTCACTTTTCCTTCGTTTATCTGGCCCATCCTCGATCTGTCACTGGTATGTCCTGGAGGAAGACCAGCAAGTTCATGCCCAA AGGTTCAGTGTGCAATGTGTTGCTGACATCCTGCGAGGATGGTGTGTGTAGGTTGTGGTCGGAGACCCTGCTACCAGAAGACAGCCTTCTCGGGGGACAGATCTCTGAGAACACACACTCCTACAGCTCTAGCCTGCCAGGCCTTGTGGGCAATAAGGACAAGATACAGCATGCCTTGGAG TCAATCCACCACCTGAAGCATCTGCGACGTGGTCGTCGACGGTCCTCTGCTCTGGTGGCACACAGTGAGCTGCTGCCCTCTCAGCTTGGCACACAGGACATGCACAGTCATCGTCACATTACTCATCACGCCAATGCCCTGTGTCACTTCCATATCTCAGCCAGTATTAACCCCAACACAG aTATTCCATCAGTACTGGCTGACTCTGCAGTGTTCATTGCCGATGATAGTACTGGCGGTGGAGGCTTTGTGGTTCACTGGCTAAACAATAAGGATCTCAGCTTTACTTCTTCCATGGACCTTTTTATGCTGCAGCTCCGAAGAATCTCTGAACAACAGCTAGACCAACCTTTAGAGGAGCCCCCCGACCCCGAAGGGTCCCCTATGAAGTTCGATTTTG ATCTAGATGACATGTCTGATAAAGCCTCCTCAGAGCCCGGTGAAGAGGGTGAACCAGGGGAGCAGGGAAGTACCAAGGCATCCTCCCCAGGATCCAGTTCCAGCATGCCTTTGCCCTCAAtgctactggagagaaagatgGAGATTCTGATCACAGAGTGGAACAAAAGTCCAGACATGTTGTTCACCATTCATCCTGCTGATGGCTCTTTCCTGGTTTGGCATGTGAAGTATTTGGATGAATTTAACCAAGGCATATTCAGACAGGTTCAG GTCTCTTTCTCATCCCGTATTCCAGTGGCATTTCCTACAGGTGATGCCAACTCACTgagtaaaaacattttgatgtATGCTTGCACCTTGAGTgagggtgagagtcctggtgcAGGGGACCAGGGAAAGACAGTCCAGCGCGTCTCCTactctgcttcagcctcagcggGCCTTTGTTCACCTGCTTTGACATACTCTCCCAATCCTTGCCCTGGTATCAGCCCTGCTGTCATGATGGTCTCTAAACATGTTGATGGATCTCTTAACCAG TGGGCAGTAACATTTGCTGAGCGTTCTGCCTTCTCCAATGTATTGACTGTGTCGCACAAGTTCCGATACTGTGGTCATCGCTTCCATCTGAATGACCAAGCCTGCCACACAGTACTGCCACTGCTACTGACCTCCTCTCATCATAACGCCCTCCTGACGCCTCCCTCAGCCCCTACCAGCCTGGAAGGAGAGGAGCCTCCTACCTTTCCCCTTCCAAAGGGACTTCCTAG caAGAAGCAGCTTCGTAATGCAGCTACAAGGACGTTCCATGACCCCAACGCTATCTATAGTGAACTGATTTTGTGGAGGGTGGACCACATTGGACCACTGTCGTGCACAGGAGGGGTCTCTGAATTGGCTCGTATAAACTCTCTGCACACGTCGGCTTTCAGCAATGTTGCTTGGCTACCTTCACTAGTACCAAGCTCTGTTCTAG GAACTTACTGTAATAGTGCCAGCGCCTGTTTTGTGGCATCAGATGGTAAAAATCTGCGTCTCTATCAAGCTGTGGTGGATGCCAGAAAACTATTGGATGAACTGTCAGATCCTGAAACATCT AAATTGGTGGGCGAGGTATTCAATATTGTCAGCCAGCAGTCTACTGCCAGACCTGGATGTATCATAGAGTTGGATGTTATTACCAATCAG TGTGGCCCAAACACCCAGCTGCTTCATGTTTTCCAAGAGGACTTCATTCTAGGTTACAAACCTCAGAAAGAAGCAGAGGCGAATCCCTTTCCATCTGGTGAAG ATTTTCAACCTGCTCCATTTTCTGAGAAGTTCTTCCTGGTGGTGATAGAAAAAGATCTCAACAGGAACTCTGTTCTACAGATGTGGCACCTGCACCTCAAATCTGTACAGGCTTGTGTTG ATGAGCTGAGCCCAGAGTATAACGTCCAAAACCAGTTAATGGTTCCTAGTCAGATGGTTGCGGACTCATCTCCTGAGACTTCTCCAATAAGACCCCTGCCACGGTCAGGATCTACTGCCAACCTGCAATCAGCGAGCAAACTCATCCTCAGCTCCAAGTTGGTTTACAGCAAGAGGCTTGACCTACCCCATGGGGTGGAGGTTACCAGGGCCACCCCCTCTGCAG GTCATCTGAGCTCCTCCTCTATCTACCCTGTGTGCCTGGCTCCTTACATGATTGTTACTACCTGCTCTGACTCGTGTGTGCGGTTCTGGCGTTGTGCCGTGGAGGCCGTTGAAGGTTATAGTGAAGATTGCAAGGACAACCGTGCATACTGCTGGGAGCCGTGGTCCCTGATGAACGAGGAGGAAGACAACaacagtactgtgtgtgtgccaggACGACCTGTAGCTGTATCTTGCTCCTATATTGGTAGGCTGGCCGTTGCCTTCAAGCAACCACGACACGGACAA CTGCAGGGTTCTCGAGAGGATTTCTCTATGCACGTGTCCATATATGAGTGTGAGTCCACTGGTGGCTCAGAGTGGGTTTTAGAACAAACTGTTCACCTGGATGACTTCACCAGACCTACATCGACCCTGGATCCAAGAGTCAGTGTGGACTCCAACCTTTTTGTCTACAGCAG GTCTGATTTGTACATGAGCAGAGACCATAGCTCCCCTAACATCAAGCATTATGTACATCTGGACTGGCTGTCAAAGGAGGATGGATCTCACATCCTCACCGTGGGGGTTGGATCCAACATCCTCATGTATGGCAGGATCTCTGGCATTGTCAATGAGCAGATTAGCAGTAAAGAGGGAGTTGCTGTCATCACCCTGCCTCTGGGGGGCAGTATTAAACAGGGCATACGCTCACGCTGGATCTTGCTTCGCACTGTGGATCTCCTGTCTTCTGTGGACGGCACACCATCGCTGCCAGTGTCCCTGTCCTGGGTGAGAGATGGCATCCTGGTGGTGGGCATGGACTGTGAAATGCATGTTTATGCCCAATGGTATCAGGACAAGAAACCTGGTGAGGGAGAGGACGGCAACCTGTCAACTGCAGATATCGCGGGAGGTCCACCCATGGGTCCACCTTCTGTTTTTGAGGGAAGAGCCAGGTCTAAGAGTGTGTTTGAAGGAAGTGCTGCAGTGGATGAGGCCCTTCGTGCCCCAGCAGGTCTGCAGGAAGGGGGACTATTTGAAGCAGCTCACTCACTGTCTCCAACTCTACCCCAGTACCATCCCACCCAGCTGCTGGAACTTATGGACCTTGGCAGGGTTCGCCGTGCAAAG gCCATCCTCGCTCACTTGGTGAAGTGTATTGCTGGAGAAGTTGCTGTGGTCAGGGATGTGGAGGCAGGTGAGGGTGGAGCCAGGAGACATCTTTCCCGGACCATCAGTGTAACTGGTAGCACCGCAAAAGACACCATCGTGACTGGCCGTGATGGGGGTAGGGATTATACAGAAATCAACTCCATTCCTCCTTTGCCACTCTACGCCCTCATGTTGGCAGACCTAGATACTTCATACAAAGGACCAGAAGAGGCTGCAAAGGGAAATAAGATGACTGACAGTGAAGGAACACAAAAATCTGCAGAGGATCAGTATGCTGACCTTTTCCAG GTCCCAACAGTCACAACCGATGACTTTGTGAACTTTGCCACTGACAAACCAGAAAAGAAGTCTAGAGTTATCAACCTCTCTCAATATGGGCCCACCTACTTTGGACCAGAGCATGCTCAG GTGTTATCCAGTCATCTTATGCACTCCAGTTTACCAGGGCTGACAAGATTAGAGCAGATGTTCTTAGTGGCCTTGGCTGATACTGTTGCCACTACCAGTGCTGAGGTCACCAGCACCACTGATCAGCAGTACacag GTGGTGAGGCTCTTGATGAGTGTGGATTAAGGTACTTGCTGGCTATGCGTCTTCATACCTGCCTGCTCACGTCCCTGCCCCCTCTGTACCGCATGCAACTGCTGCACCAGG GGCTATCAACATGTCATTTTGCGTGGGCCTTTCActcagaagcagaagaagagctgCTTAACATGATTCCAGCCATGCAGAGAGGTGACCCACAGTGGTCTGAGCTAAGAGCTGTTGGGGTGGGTTGGTGGATACGGAACATCAACACTCTGAGGAAAATGGTGGAGAAG TTAGGAAAAGCTGCGTTTCAGAGGCACAACGACCCTTTGGATGCTGCTCTGTTCTACTTGGCTATGAAAAAGAAAGCTGTCCTGTGGGGACTCTTCAG GTCTCAGCATGATGAGAAGATGACCCAGTTCTTCAAGAACAACTTCAGTGAAGACCGATGGAGAAAGGCCGCTCTAAAAAATGCTTTCTCCCTCCTGGGGAAGCAGCGCTTTGAACAGTCTTCTGCCTTCTTCTTACTTGCCGGATCTCTCAAAGATGCCATAGAG GTGTtgatggagaagatggaggataTTCAATTAGCCATGATAGTAGCAAGACTGTATGAGGCTGATTTTGAGAATTCATCAACTTGCCAAGGCCTTCTTTATGAAAAAGTCTTGGGCTGCAACAGAGATGGAAGTGGTTACCATTGCTCCAGACTGCACCCAGACCCTTTCCTCCGCAGCATATCCTACTGGATCATGAAGGACTACACACAAGCCCTGGACACTTTGTTGGAACAAATCCCCAAAGAGGATGATGAGAATCCTG ATGTGATGGTAAAGTCTTGCAACCCTGTGGTATTCAGTTTCTATAACTACCTGAGAACACATCCACTGATCATCCGTCGTTACTTTGCAAATCCAGAGGGCACAGCGGTAACTGTGGGTCTTACTGCTGAAATGAGTAGTGCAGATGAGATAAACCTCATAGAGCGTAAATTGTTCTTCACTACTGCCAATGCACACTTTAAG GTGGGCTGCCCGGTTCTGGCTCTGGAAGTACTCTCTAAAATTCCCAAAGTTGCCAAGAAATTTGGCTCCTCACCTCTTAGTAAAGCTTCATCCAAGGCAACCTTAAACTCCAGCCAACCCTTGGAAAATGGCACCCAGGGAGGTGTGGACTGGGGCCCCCCAGCTACACCTGCCCATGCCTGGGGAGGAAATTATAGTCTAAGTGGTTTGGACTGGAGTCAACCTATGGTCAAAGTGGAGGAAGATGAACTCAAGCTGGATTGGGGAGATGACAAggcaggtgatgatgatgacgatgaggacAACGATGATAATGGGCTGACTATGAAGAAACCAGAGTCCAAAGAAAAAAGAGTCTCAGATGGTGGCATGTCAAAGCTTCAAAGAGATGACTCACAG GGTGAATCCGAGGTGGATGTTatagcagagcagctgaagttCCGTGCCTGTCTGAAGATCTTGATGACAGAGTTGCGTACACTTGCTACAGGCTTTGAGGTGGATGGTGGGAAGCTCCGCTTTCAGCTCTACAGTTGGCTGGAAAAGGAAATAGCAGCCATACATAAGATCTGTAACTACAAG GTGGAGGGCAAGGAGGAAGACTCAGACGAACACTGTAAAGAGCGCACAGGTTCAGTAGACGTATCAGACGAGGCCCTGGAGCGCATGGAGACTGGGGCCTATGAGCGTCACCAGCTCGAGCGACGTCGTCTTCAGGCCAAGCAGCAGCACTCAGAAAGGCGAAAGGCATGGTTAAGGAAGAACCAAGCCCTGCTGAGAGTGTTTCTGTCTTACTGCAGCCTTCATGGAGCCAAGGGAGGGGGACTCACCTCTGTTCGTATGGaacttctttttcttctgcaggagagccagcag GAGACAAcagtaaagcagctgcagtctcctctgcctctgcctacTACACTGCCTCTGCTGTCAGCTTGCATTGCCACCACAAAGACAGTCATAGCCAATCCTGTTCTCCACCTCAGCAACCACATTCATGACATCCTCCACACCATGAACTCAATGAAGGACCCACCACATCCTGACATTATAGATGATAAG GTGATCGCTCTACACACACTAGCCGCATCCCTGTCTGCTTGCATTTATCAAGCACTGTGTGACAGCCATAGCTACAG CAGTCAGACAGAGGCCAACCAGTTTACAGGAATGGTATACCAGGGCCTGTTGCTCAGTGAAAGGAAAAGACTACGCACGGAAAGCATCGAAGAACATATAACTCCTAACTCTGCTCCTGCCCAGTGGCCAG GTGTGTCGTCCCTGATTTCTCTGTTGACATCTGCCAGGGAGGAGGACCAGCCGAGGCTCaacgtgctgctgtgtgaagcaGTCATAGCTGTTTACCTTGCGTTGCTCATCCATGGCCTGGGCACTCATGGCAGCAATGAACTCTTTCGCCTGGCTGCACATCCCCTCAACAACCGCATGTGGGCTGCTGTCTTTGGAGGAGGGGCCAAAGTCATTGTTAAGCCAAAGAGGCCAGAAGCCCCACCAG tggCTCCACCGCAGCCCCCAGCAGAGGATGTAGACCGTTACAGACGTAGATTCAATATGAGGATGCTCGTTCCTGGACGCCCAGTGAAGGAGACGCCTGCTGCCCCACCTCCAGTGCCCACAGAGAGACCCACATACCGGGAGAAGTTCATTCCTCCGGAGTTGAGCATGTGGGACTACTTTGTAGCCAAA CCTTTCCTGCCATTGTCAGACAGTAATGCTCTGTATGACTCTGATGAAAGTGGGGCagaggacgatgaagatgaCGATGATGCCTTCCTTTCTGACACACAGATGACGGAGCATTCTGACCCGAACTCCTACAG CTGGGCTCTGATTCGACTAGTCATGGTAAAACTGGCTCATCAAAATGTTAAGAACTTCCTTCCTCTTGCCGGCCTTGACTTCACAG ACCTGCCTGTCACTTCCCCTCTAAGCAATGCAGTGTTAAAGACTTTAGAGAACTGGGAGCAGGTTTTGCTGGAGCGAATGAATAGGTTTGACGGCCCTCCTCCTAACTATATAAACACCTACCCCACTGACCTCAGTGCTGGAGGTGGTCCCGCCATACTCCGACACAAGGCCATGCTGGAGCCAGACAACACACCCTTCAA GACAAAGAACCACCAGTCTTTTCCAGCCCGCCGTCTTTGGCATTTCCTGGTCAAACAGGAAATTCTTCAGGAGACCTTGATTCGCTACATCTTCACAAAGAAAAGGAAGCAGAGTGAG tCTGTAGAGAACCATATGGACCACATAAGCCCAAACTGCATAGCAGGAGGTAGCAGTTCTTACAAG GTAGAGGCAGACCTAGGCTACCCAGGAGGCAAGGCCAAAATCATCCACAAGGAGTCTGATATCATCATGGCGTTTGCCATcaacaag GCCAACTCAAACGAGATAGTGTTGGCCTCCACACATGATGTCCAGGAGGTGGATGTTTCTACTCTAGTGGCTGTTCAACCCTACACCTGGATAGGGGATGACTTTGATAAGGAGTCCTGCAG ctcTGATGATATAGATCCTCGCTCCTCTCATACCAACATTGCCCAGGCGAGCTCTGCCCCCTTTGCACCAACTCAGATGCCAGTATCTGCATCAATGCCATGGCTCGGTAGTGGGCAGACCAGCATGGGTGCCAGTGTG